From the Phragmitibacter flavus genome, the window ACAGCACAAACGATCCCGCCGTGGCGACACCAAAATTGTTCCAGTTCACGATGCTCGAACTGGTGAGGTCGAATCCGAAAAATTCACGTCCGATAAATCCGCCCAGCAAAGCTCCGGCAATGCCGATCACACTGGTGACCAGACACCCGCCACGATCTCTTCCCGGCATCAAAAACTTCGCCACGGCTCCGGCCAAAAGACCAAGCACCATCCAAGCAAGAACATTGTAAATCATAGAGACTGAACAGGAGGGGTTGAGACGGCTGCTGCCGCGCGAGAACCGTCGTTGTT encodes:
- a CDS encoding GlsB/YeaQ/YmgE family stress response membrane protein, which gives rise to MIYNVLAWMVLGLLAGAVAKFLMPGRDRGGCLVTSVIGIAGALLGGFIGREFFGFDLTSSSIVNWNNFGVATAGSFVLLLIFRLFRK